In the [Clostridium] colinum genome, one interval contains:
- a CDS encoding ABC transporter substrate-binding protein, which translates to MKKILSIIFICVVTILSITGCKSNTSSNKLTVTIWDQGQEAGLREILNEFTKETGIETELQVITWDSYWTLLEAGASGGDMPDVFWMHSNQATKYMKNDILLDLTSMINESSILNVDKFKEDILDMYTYEGKIYAIPKDIDTIALWYNKTMFDEANIPYPDETWTWETFYDVAKKLTKEDGSQYGLAMNTTNNQDGYYNIIYSMGGSVISDDKTKSEFNSENTVKAMNFVGEMIKTVMPPVNVMAETGTDTLLSSGKIAMLTQGSWMVAPFKQNEYIVQNCDVAIIPKNNDGKRVSLYNGLGWSVSANTKNPEGALKLVEWLGSENMQRKQADLGVTMSAYEGVSDNWVNSAPFNLQAYLDVLDEDKAELVIRPYSKDTLVWENMLQQQLKESWSGNITMEENCNLIAEKMNEMLKNEQ; encoded by the coding sequence ATGAAAAAAATTTTATCTATTATTTTCATTTGTGTGGTTACAATATTATCTATTACAGGTTGTAAAAGTAACACAAGTTCTAATAAATTAACTGTAACTATTTGGGACCAAGGACAAGAAGCAGGATTAAGAGAAATATTAAATGAATTTACAAAAGAAACAGGTATAGAAACAGAACTTCAAGTAATAACTTGGGATAGCTATTGGACACTTTTAGAAGCTGGTGCTTCTGGTGGAGATATGCCAGATGTGTTTTGGATGCATTCTAATCAAGCTACAAAATATATGAAAAATGATATATTATTAGACTTAACGTCTATGATAAATGAAAGTAGTATTTTAAATGTAGATAAGTTTAAAGAAGATATTTTAGATATGTATACATATGAAGGGAAAATTTATGCTATACCAAAAGATATAGATACTATAGCATTATGGTATAACAAAACTATGTTTGATGAAGCTAATATTCCTTATCCAGATGAAACATGGACTTGGGAAACATTTTATGATGTAGCTAAAAAGCTAACGAAAGAAGACGGTAGTCAATATGGTTTAGCTATGAATACAACAAATAATCAAGATGGATATTATAATATCATTTATTCTATGGGTGGAAGTGTAATATCTGATGATAAAACTAAGTCAGAATTTAATAGTGAAAATACTGTAAAAGCAATGAATTTTGTAGGTGAAATGATAAAAACTGTTATGCCTCCAGTAAATGTTATGGCAGAAACAGGAACAGATACTTTGTTAAGCTCTGGAAAAATTGCTATGCTTACACAAGGGTCTTGGATGGTTGCTCCATTTAAACAAAATGAATATATAGTACAAAATTGTGATGTTGCTATTATTCCTAAAAATAATGATGGCAAAAGAGTTTCTTTATATAATGGTTTAGGTTGGTCAGTTTCTGCAAACACTAAAAATCCTGAAGGAGCTTTAAAACTTGTAGAATGGCTAGGAAGTGAAAATATGCAAAGAAAACAAGCAGATTTAGGCGTTACAATGTCTGCTTATGAAGGAGTTTCTGATAATTGGGTGAATTCTGCACCATTTAATTTACAAGCATATTTAGATGTTTTAGATGAAGATAAAGCAGAACTTGTTATAAGACCTTATTCAAAAGATACTTTAGTTTGGGAAAACATGTTACAACAACAACTTAAAGAGAGTTGGAGTGGTAATATAACTATGGAAGAAAATTGTAATTTAATTGCCGAAAAAATGAACGAAATGTTAAAGAATGAACAATAA
- a CDS encoding carbohydrate ABC transporter permease gives MRSRVKMSKKQKMENIWGLAFVFPTILGLFVLNIIPAISTIYQSFFKVGDFGKGNTFVGLENYKTILLDSNVWQAIINTFKYTIIEVPISIIISLVLAVLLNRKVKGVSIYRTIMFLPMVAAPAAIAMVWKWLFNSEFGLLNNIFNLNINWISNPNIAIYSLAIVGIWSIIGYNMILFLSGLQEIPKDYYEASSIDGASPIRQFFNITIPLLSPTIFFVAITRVIGALQVFDLIFMIIDKTNPALNKTQSLVYLFYQYSFVENNRGVGSAIVVLLIIIIMFITLVQMKAQKKWVHYN, from the coding sequence ATGAGAAGTAGGGTAAAAATGTCCAAAAAGCAGAAGATGGAAAATATATGGGGGCTAGCTTTTGTTTTTCCTACAATATTAGGCTTGTTTGTTTTAAATATAATACCAGCTATAAGTACAATATATCAAAGTTTTTTTAAGGTAGGAGATTTTGGCAAAGGTAATACTTTTGTAGGGCTTGAAAATTATAAAACAATTTTATTAGATTCAAATGTTTGGCAAGCAATTATAAATACATTTAAATACACAATAATAGAAGTGCCTATATCTATAATTATATCTTTAGTTTTAGCAGTTTTATTAAATAGAAAAGTAAAGGGAGTATCTATATATAGAACAATTATGTTTTTACCTATGGTTGCTGCTCCTGCTGCTATTGCTATGGTTTGGAAATGGCTCTTTAATTCTGAATTTGGTTTATTAAATAATATATTTAATTTAAATATAAATTGGATATCAAACCCTAATATAGCTATTTATTCACTTGCAATAGTAGGTATTTGGTCTATAATAGGATACAATATGATACTATTTTTATCAGGGCTACAAGAAATACCTAAAGATTACTATGAAGCATCAAGTATAGATGGAGCATCTCCTATAAGGCAATTTTTTAATATAACAATACCACTTTTATCACCAACAATATTTTTTGTTGCAATAACAAGAGTTATAGGAGCATTACAAGTATTTGACTTAATATTTATGATTATAGATAAGACAAATCCAGCGTTAAATAAAACGCAATCTTTAGTATATTTATTTTATCAATACTCTTTTGTAGAAAATAATAGAGGAGTTGGTTCGGCTATTGTTGTTCTACTTATTATAATAATAATGTTTATAACATTAGTACAGATGAAAGCTCAGAAAAAGTGGGTACATTATAATTAG
- a CDS encoding carbohydrate ABC transporter permease: MDKSNKINSVIINTFLIIVSITMLVPFIWMMLTSFKTVSEATSVDPFVILPKKFILDNFKVVIKNMDFLKLYLNTILMIVGRVICAVLTSTMAGYAFARLNFKFKNLLFSLVIFQMMIPSQIFIIPQYVMVSKMNMLNTIFALVFPGLVTAFGTFLLRQAYMSLPKDLEEAALLDGCNIGQTFLYIMAPLTRSAMIALSIFTALFAYKDLMWPLIVNKSVMPLASALAKMQGQYSNNYPQLMAASLLACVPMIIIYIIFQKQFIEGIATSGGKL, encoded by the coding sequence ATGGATAAATCAAATAAAATAAATAGTGTAATAATAAATACATTTTTAATAATAGTTTCTATAACTATGCTTGTACCATTTATATGGATGATGTTAACTTCTTTTAAAACAGTAAGTGAGGCAACTTCTGTAGACCCTTTTGTTATTTTGCCTAAAAAATTTATATTAGATAATTTTAAAGTTGTTATAAAAAATATGGACTTTTTAAAGTTATATTTAAATACAATTTTAATGATTGTTGGAAGAGTTATATGTGCTGTCTTAACTTCTACTATGGCAGGATATGCTTTTGCAAGGTTAAATTTTAAATTTAAAAATTTATTATTTTCTTTAGTTATTTTTCAAATGATGATACCATCACAAATATTTATAATTCCTCAATATGTAATGGTAAGTAAAATGAATATGCTTAATACTATTTTTGCTTTAGTTTTTCCAGGACTTGTTACTGCCTTTGGAACATTTTTATTAAGGCAAGCATATATGTCTTTACCTAAAGACCTTGAAGAAGCTGCACTTTTAGATGGGTGTAATATAGGTCAAACATTTTTATATATAATGGCTCCTTTGACAAGATCTGCTATGATAGCTTTATCTATATTTACAGCACTTTTTGCATATAAAGATTTAATGTGGCCGCTTATAGTAAATAAAAGTGTTATGCCTTTAGCATCTGCTTTAGCAAAAATGCAAGGGCAGTATAGTAATAATTATCCTCAGCTTATGGCGGCTTCTTTATTAGCTTGTGTACCTATGATAATAATATATATAATATTCCAAAAACAATTTATAGAAGGTATTGCTACATCTGGTGGTAAACTATAA
- a CDS encoding alpha-galactosidase, whose translation MSIFFNEQKNMFTLQTKNSTYQMKVDEFDFLTHTYYGEKIEEGDMEYLITKTDISFSGNPAEAKDRTFSLDVLPQEYSSVGIGDYRISSINLIEENGCNVFEPKYSGYKIKEGVKEIEGMPYIYDNGDKPKTLEIYLKDKVTNIEITLNYTIFYEMDIIARSATLKNNSNSTIKLNKIMSSCLDFYYKDLELIHFHGRHAMERLTERTILPHGITSISSKRGTSSHQHNPSVILCEKNTTEDFGNCYGMALVYSGNFLIEIEKDQLEQIRANIGINPENFQYEVKKGEIFETPQVLITFSDKGLSKLSHNFHKAIRNNICRGKYKLERRPILINNWEATYFDFDDDKIINIAKQASDLGIEMFVLDDGWFGKRNDDNSGLGDWFVNKNKLKNGLDSLVKNINNMGMKFGIWFEPEMISEDSDLFRKNPDWSVKLPNRSPNKSRNQLVLDMSRDDVRDYLFECISTILDNANIEYIKWDMNRSICDAFSAYLAKDNQGEFYHKYVLGLYNLLERIITKYPNILLEGCSGGGGRFDMGMLYYSPQIWCSDNTDAIERLEIQYGTSFIYPISTVGSHVSAIPNHQTGRKTNIDTRAIVAMSGSFGYEMDLGVVSEGEKLKVKEQIRDYKKYQPIIHNGLYYRLSKPNSNDWYTAWQFVSDDLKESLLNIVVTKVGPNKLNLNIKLKGLDKNKKYKIENDDKIYTGDMLMKGGIVLKNPFGDFPTYQIYIKEVEE comes from the coding sequence ATGTCTATATTTTTTAATGAACAAAAAAATATGTTTACTTTACAAACAAAAAATTCTACATATCAAATGAAAGTTGATGAGTTTGATTTTTTAACCCATACATATTATGGAGAAAAAATAGAAGAAGGAGATATGGAATATTTAATTACTAAGACAGATATTTCTTTTTCTGGAAATCCAGCAGAAGCAAAAGATAGAACTTTTTCATTAGATGTTTTACCACAAGAATATTCTAGTGTTGGTATTGGTGATTACAGAATTAGTAGTATAAATTTAATTGAAGAAAATGGTTGTAATGTATTTGAACCTAAATATAGTGGATATAAAATAAAAGAAGGCGTAAAAGAAATAGAAGGAATGCCTTATATTTATGACAATGGAGATAAGCCTAAAACATTAGAAATATACTTAAAAGATAAAGTAACAAATATAGAAATTACTTTAAATTATACTATTTTTTATGAAATGGATATTATAGCAAGGTCGGCTACATTAAAAAATAATAGTAATAGCACAATAAAATTAAATAAAATTATGTCTTCTTGTTTAGATTTTTATTATAAAGATTTGGAGCTAATACATTTTCATGGTAGACACGCTATGGAAAGGTTAACTGAAAGAACAATATTACCACATGGTATAACTTCTATTAGTAGTAAAAGAGGAACATCTAGTCATCAACATAACCCAAGTGTAATTTTGTGTGAAAAAAATACAACAGAAGATTTTGGAAATTGTTATGGAATGGCTTTAGTTTATAGTGGCAATTTTTTAATAGAAATTGAAAAAGACCAGTTAGAACAAATAAGAGCAAATATAGGTATAAATCCTGAAAATTTTCAATATGAAGTAAAAAAAGGGGAAATTTTTGAAACACCTCAAGTATTAATAACATTTAGTGATAAAGGTTTATCTAAATTATCACATAATTTTCATAAAGCTATAAGAAACAATATTTGTAGAGGTAAATATAAGCTAGAAAGACGACCTATATTAATAAATAATTGGGAAGCAACTTATTTTGATTTTGATGATGATAAAATAATAAATATTGCAAAACAAGCCTCAGATTTAGGAATAGAAATGTTTGTTTTAGATGATGGTTGGTTTGGAAAAAGAAATGATGACAATTCTGGGCTTGGAGATTGGTTTGTAAATAAAAATAAATTAAAAAATGGTTTAGATAGTTTAGTTAAAAATATTAATAATATGGGTATGAAATTTGGAATATGGTTTGAGCCAGAGATGATATCTGAAGATAGTGATTTATTTAGAAAAAATCCAGACTGGTCAGTAAAATTGCCTAATAGAAGTCCTAATAAATCAAGAAATCAATTAGTTTTAGACATGTCTAGAGATGATGTTAGAGATTATTTATTTGAATGTATATCCACTATATTAGATAATGCTAATATAGAATATATAAAATGGGATATGAACAGAAGTATTTGTGATGCATTTAGTGCTTATCTTGCAAAAGATAATCAAGGAGAGTTTTATCATAAATATGTTTTAGGTCTTTATAACCTTTTAGAAAGAATTATTACAAAATATCCTAATATTTTATTAGAAGGATGTAGCGGTGGTGGTGGAAGGTTTGATATGGGTATGCTATATTATTCGCCACAAATATGGTGTAGTGATAATACAGATGCTATTGAAAGATTGGAAATTCAGTATGGTACATCATTTATATATCCTATATCTACTGTTGGGTCTCATGTTTCTGCTATACCTAATCATCAAACTGGTAGAAAAACAAATATAGATACAAGAGCTATTGTTGCTATGTCTGGAAGCTTTGGCTATGAAATGGATTTAGGTGTAGTAAGTGAAGGAGAAAAGTTAAAAGTAAAAGAACAAATTAGAGATTATAAAAAATATCAACCTATCATACATAATGGTTTATATTATCGTTTAAGTAAACCTAATAGTAATGATTGGTATACAGCGTGGCAATTTGTTTCTGATGATTTAAAAGAAAGCCTTTTAAATATTGTTGTTACAAAAGTTGGACCTAATAAATTAAATTTAAATATAAAATTAAAAGGTCTTGATAAAAATAAAAAATATAAAATAGAAAATGATGATAAAATATACACAGGAGATATGCTTATGAAGGGTGGTATAGTTTTAAAAAATCCTTTTGGAGATTTTCCAACATATCAAATATATATAAAAGAAGTGGAGGAGTAA
- the gtfA gene encoding sucrose phosphorylase: protein MKFENKAMLITYADSLGKDLKDLKYVLDTYFKGAISGVHILPFFPSSADRGFAPMTYREVEKDFGNWEDINNIAKDYYLMYDYMINHISASSKYFKDFKENKDKSEYKDLFIRYNKFWNSEEEQKNNLEKVYKRKPRDPFIEVEFKDGTKEKLWCTFDEEQVDLNVKSETTKKFTKENLMFLANNGASIIRLDAFAYATKKKGTNCFFVEPDVYNILDECKEILEKNNVEILPEIHEHYTIQLKLVEKGYWVYDFVLPMLLLYTLYSGKNERLINWLKICPRKQFTTLDTHDGIGVVDVKDILTDEEIEFTKEYLFDNGANIKRIYNTMAYNNLDIYQINCTYYSALGNNDKSYLLSRAIQMFTPGIPQIYYVGLLAGKNDIELLEETKVGRNINRHYYTLDEIKEETEREVVKKLLNLLKFRNTYDAFNGNIKINENVESNILDIRWEKDGNFANLKADLKTYDFKIYYYDINNKEIKELII, encoded by the coding sequence ATGAAGTTTGAAAATAAAGCAATGCTTATAACTTATGCAGATAGCTTGGGAAAAGATTTGAAAGATTTAAAATATGTTTTAGATACGTATTTTAAAGGAGCTATAAGTGGAGTGCATATATTGCCTTTTTTTCCATCATCTGCAGATAGAGGGTTTGCTCCTATGACTTACAGAGAAGTTGAAAAAGATTTTGGAAATTGGGAAGATATAAATAATATTGCAAAAGATTATTACCTTATGTATGACTATATGATAAACCATATATCTGCAAGTAGTAAGTATTTTAAAGATTTTAAGGAAAATAAAGATAAATCTGAATATAAAGATTTATTTATAAGATATAATAAATTTTGGAACAGTGAAGAAGAACAAAAAAATAATTTAGAAAAAGTATATAAAAGAAAACCTAGAGACCCATTTATAGAGGTAGAGTTTAAAGATGGTACAAAAGAGAAACTTTGGTGTACATTTGATGAAGAACAAGTTGATTTAAATGTAAAAAGCGAAACAACAAAAAAATTTACAAAAGAAAACTTAATGTTTTTAGCTAATAATGGAGCAAGCATAATTAGGTTAGATGCTTTTGCTTATGCAACTAAAAAGAAAGGAACAAATTGTTTTTTTGTAGAGCCAGATGTTTATAATATATTAGATGAATGTAAAGAAATATTAGAAAAAAATAATGTAGAAATATTACCAGAAATACATGAACATTATACAATACAATTAAAACTTGTAGAAAAAGGATATTGGGTTTATGATTTTGTATTACCTATGTTACTTTTATATACATTATATTCTGGTAAAAATGAAAGGCTTATTAATTGGTTAAAAATATGCCCAAGAAAACAATTTACAACATTAGATACACACGACGGCATAGGGGTAGTAGATGTAAAAGATATTTTAACAGATGAAGAAATAGAGTTTACTAAAGAGTATTTATTTGATAATGGTGCAAATATAAAAAGAATATATAATACAATGGCATATAATAATTTAGATATATATCAAATAAATTGTACTTATTATTCTGCTTTGGGTAATAATGATAAATCATATTTGTTATCAAGAGCGATACAAATGTTTACTCCAGGAATACCTCAAATATATTATGTAGGACTTTTAGCTGGAAAAAATGATATAGAATTGTTAGAAGAAACTAAAGTTGGAAGAAATATAAATAGGCATTATTACACTTTAGATGAAATAAAGGAAGAAACTGAAAGAGAAGTTGTTAAAAAACTTTTAAATTTATTAAAATTTAGAAATACTTATGATGCATTTAATGGGAATATAAAAATAAATGAAAATGTAGAAAGTAATATTCTTGATATTAGATGGGAAAAAGATGGAAATTTTGCTAATTTAAAAGCAGATTTAAAAACATATGATTTTAAAATATACTATTATGATATAAATAATAAAGAAATTAAAGAACTTATTATATAA
- a CDS encoding galactokinase — MIENVINKFNELFGKDGQILKFFAPGRINLIGEHIDYNGGFVLPCALTIGTYGVVRKRDDKKIRCYSLNFQDKGIIEVDITNLNYNEQDNWVNYVKSVIWAFNQKGYKIEFGFDFVCFGTIPNGSGLSSSASLEILISKILIDLNNFNMDMIEVALISQFAENKFIGVNCGIMDQFAIAMAKKDNAIFLNTNNLEYKYAPINLENMKIVISNTNKKRELADSKYNERREECEKSLIEIKKIKNNIETLADLTPDEFEKIKDIIKNEIWQKRVKHVVYENDRTKKAYKFLQENNIKKFGELLNLSHKSLKEDYEVTGKELDTLVEISYQQDGVLGSRMTGAGFGGCTVSIVREDCVQNFIKNVGKSYREKIGYDADFYVAEIGNTPKQIEL; from the coding sequence ATGATAGAAAATGTTATAAATAAGTTTAATGAATTATTTGGAAAAGATGGGCAAATATTAAAATTTTTTGCACCAGGTAGGATTAATTTAATAGGGGAGCATATAGACTATAATGGAGGATTTGTTTTGCCTTGTGCATTAACAATAGGTACATATGGTGTTGTTAGAAAGCGTGATGATAAAAAAATAAGATGTTATTCTTTAAATTTTCAAGATAAAGGAATTATAGAAGTAGATATAACAAATTTAAATTATAATGAACAAGATAATTGGGTAAATTATGTAAAATCTGTTATTTGGGCCTTTAATCAAAAAGGTTATAAAATAGAGTTTGGATTTGATTTTGTTTGTTTTGGAACAATACCTAATGGTTCTGGTCTTTCATCATCTGCATCTTTAGAGATATTAATAAGCAAAATATTAATAGATTTAAATAACTTTAATATGGATATGATAGAGGTAGCATTAATAAGTCAATTTGCAGAAAATAAATTCATAGGTGTAAACTGTGGGATAATGGACCAATTTGCCATAGCAATGGCTAAAAAAGATAATGCTATATTTTTAAATACTAATAATTTAGAGTATAAATATGCTCCTATAAATTTAGAAAATATGAAAATAGTTATATCTAATACAAATAAAAAAAGAGAACTAGCAGATTCTAAATATAATGAAAGAAGAGAAGAATGTGAAAAGAGTCTTATAGAAATAAAAAAAATAAAAAATAATATAGAAACATTAGCCGATTTAACTCCAGATGAGTTTGAAAAAATTAAAGATATTATAAAAAATGAAATTTGGCAAAAAAGAGTTAAACACGTTGTTTATGAAAATGATAGGACAAAAAAGGCTTATAAATTTTTGCAAGAAAATAATATTAAAAAGTTTGGAGAACTTTTAAATTTATCTCATAAATCTTTAAAAGAAGATTATGAAGTAACAGGAAAAGAGTTAGATACACTTGTAGAAATAAGCTATCAACAAGATGGGGTCTTAGGGTCTCGAATGACAGGTGCAGGATTTGGAGGATGTACAGTAAGTATTGTTAGAGAAGATTGTGTACAAAATTTTATAAAAAATGTAGGAAAGTCTTATAGAGAAAAAATAGGATATGATGCAGATTTTTATGTGGCAGAAATAGGAAACACTCCAAAACAAATAGAATTATGA
- the galT gene encoding UDP-glucose--hexose-1-phosphate uridylyltransferase — protein MKIFDAIESLVTYAVDKQLINKDDFNFMKNKISEILLITEIEESNGIIETDLENILKCILDYACENGIINNTITERDLFDTKIMGILVDRPSNIIKNFFEKYKNSPKEATDYYYKLSQASDYIREYRIKKDIKWNVETEYGTLDISINLSKPEKDPKEIALLKNIKASSYPKCLLCKENEGYMGRLNHPARQNHRIIPITINNSEWFFQYSPYVYYNEHCIVFSGEHIPMKIEKSTFAKLLDFLNLFPHYFVGSNADLPITGGSILSHDHFQGGNYTFAMEKAPIERKFIIKNFEEIEVGIVKWPMSVIRLISNNSERLIELADRILNKWREYTDEENFIFAYTGKEPHNTITPIARKKGDFFELDLVLRNNITTDEYPFGIYHPHQELHNIKKENIGLIEVMGLAILPPRLKTEMEILKQYILENKNIEENEQIKKHSKWVEKFISNYEEITRQNIDEIIKIEIGKTFLTVLEHAGVFKRDKKGKEGFEKFINSLN, from the coding sequence ATGAAGATTTTTGATGCTATTGAAAGTTTAGTTACATATGCGGTAGATAAGCAACTTATAAATAAAGATGATTTTAATTTTATGAAAAATAAAATATCTGAAATATTGTTAATAACAGAAATAGAAGAAAGCAATGGAATTATAGAAACAGATTTAGAAAATATTTTAAAATGTATTTTAGATTATGCTTGTGAAAATGGGATAATAAATAATACTATAACAGAAAGAGATTTATTTGATACAAAAATAATGGGAATTTTAGTAGATAGACCAAGTAATATTATAAAAAATTTTTTTGAAAAATATAAAAATAGCCCTAAAGAAGCAACAGATTATTACTACAAATTAAGCCAAGCATCAGACTATATAAGAGAATACCGAATAAAAAAAGATATTAAATGGAATGTTGAAACAGAATATGGTACACTAGATATTAGTATAAATCTATCTAAACCAGAAAAGGACCCTAAAGAAATAGCACTTTTAAAAAATATTAAAGCAAGTAGTTATCCAAAGTGTTTATTATGTAAAGAAAATGAAGGGTATATGGGAAGATTAAATCATCCAGCAAGACAAAATCATAGAATAATACCTATAACAATAAATAATTCGGAGTGGTTTTTTCAATATTCACCATATGTTTATTACAATGAACATTGTATAGTATTTAGTGGGGAACATATACCTATGAAAATAGAAAAAAGTACTTTTGCAAAATTGTTAGACTTTTTAAATCTATTTCCACATTATTTTGTAGGTTCTAATGCAGACTTACCTATAACAGGAGGGTCTATATTATCACACGACCATTTTCAAGGTGGAAATTATACTTTTGCTATGGAAAAAGCTCCTATTGAAAGAAAATTTATTATAAAAAATTTTGAAGAAATAGAAGTAGGTATTGTAAAATGGCCTATGTCTGTTATAAGATTAATAAGTAATAATTCTGAAAGATTGATAGAATTAGCAGATAGGATATTAAATAAATGGAGAGAATATACAGATGAAGAAAATTTTATATTTGCATATACAGGTAAAGAACCACATAATACTATAACACCTATTGCAAGAAAAAAAGGAGATTTTTTCGAGTTAGATTTAGTTTTAAGAAATAATATAACAACAGATGAATATCCTTTTGGGATATATCATCCACACCAAGAGTTACATAATATTAAAAAAGAAAATATAGGTTTAATAGAAGTTATGGGGCTTGCTATATTGCCTCCTAGATTAAAAACAGAAATGGAAATTTTAAAACAATATATTTTAGAAAATAAAAATATTGAAGAAAATGAACAAATTAAAAAACATAGTAAATGGGTAGAAAAATTTATAAGTAATTATGAAGAAATAACAAGGCAAAATATTGATGAAATAATAAAAATAGAAATAGGAAAAACTTTTTTAACTGTTTTGGAGCATGCTGGAGTATTTAAAAGAGATAAAAAAGGCAAAGAAGGATTTGAAAAATTTATAAATAGTTTAAATTAG
- the galE gene encoding UDP-glucose 4-epimerase GalE has translation MSILVTGGSGYIGSHTCVELLNQGYDVVVVDNLCNSSKKSLDRVKQITGKEVKFYKEDLLNKDELIDIFKKEKIEAVIHFAGLKAVGESVKEPLKYYYNNITGTIILCEVMQQFNVKNIVFSSSATVYGEPEFIPITEECKKGKITNPYGQTKAMIEQILTDINVSDPTFNVVLLRYFNPVGAHESGLIGEDPKGIPNNLMPYISQVAVGKLKCLGIFGNDYNTKDGTGVRDYIHVVDLAIGHIKALKKLETDKGVLIYNLGTGIGYSVLDMVNAFEKACNIKINYEFKPRRNGDIAQYYANPKKAEIEMGWKAERSLEKMCEDTWRWQTNNPNGYDE, from the coding sequence ATGAGTATTTTAGTTACTGGTGGATCAGGTTATATAGGTAGCCATACTTGTGTTGAACTTTTAAATCAAGGATATGATGTAGTCGTAGTTGATAATTTATGTAATTCTAGTAAAAAATCTTTAGATAGAGTTAAACAAATAACAGGCAAGGAAGTTAAATTTTATAAAGAAGATTTATTAAATAAAGATGAACTTATAGATATATTTAAAAAAGAAAAAATAGAGGCAGTTATACACTTTGCTGGGCTAAAAGCAGTTGGCGAATCTGTAAAAGAGCCTTTAAAATATTACTATAATAATATAACTGGAACTATAATTTTATGTGAAGTAATGCAACAATTTAATGTAAAAAATATAGTTTTTAGCTCATCTGCTACTGTTTATGGAGAACCAGAATTTATACCTATTACAGAAGAGTGTAAAAAAGGTAAAATAACAAATCCTTATGGACAAACAAAAGCAATGATAGAGCAAATTTTAACAGATATAAATGTATCTGACCCAACTTTTAATGTAGTTTTGCTTAGATATTTTAATCCAGTTGGAGCTCATGAAAGTGGGCTTATAGGAGAAGACCCTAAAGGGATACCTAATAATCTTATGCCATATATATCACAAGTTGCAGTTGGGAAATTAAAATGTTTAGGTATTTTTGGAAATGATTATAATACAAAAGATGGGACTGGAGTTAGAGATTATATACATGTTGTAGATTTAGCTATAGGACATATTAAAGCACTTAAAAAATTAGAAACAGACAAAGGTGTTTTAATATATAATTTAGGAACAGGGATAGGATATAGCGTTTTAGATATGGTTAATGCTTTTGAAAAAGCTTGTAATATAAAAATAAATTATGAATTTAAACCACGTAGAAATGGAGACATTGCACAATATTATGCAAATCCTAAAAAAGCAGAAATAGAAATGGGATGGAAAGCTGAAAGAAGTCTTGAAAAAATGTGCGAAGATACGTGGAGATGGCAAACTAATAATCCTAATGGATATGATGAATAA